From the genome of Lentisphaerota bacterium:
GGCGCGGGATTTGCGGCACCTGCAGGTATCTGCAGACGAACGATGCCCGTAACTTTCTTTGCCATAATGAATGCCCTTTGTCAGTTGAGGCCCTCCCGGTTCCCACCCGGTCCAAACGAGCCTGCGGTTGACGTCCGTTTCCCGGCCCTAGGAGACAACCCGCTCCACCTGCCAGTACTCCAGATCGACCGGGGCGGTGCGTCCGAATATCGCCACCGACACCTTCAGCTTGCCCCGGTCAGGATCTACTTCTTCAACGGTTGCGGAGAAGTTCATGAACGGTCCGTCCGTGATCTTCACCGTTTCGCCCGGCTCGAAGACGACCTTCGGCCTGGGCTTCTCCTGCTTCGCTTCCACATGGTTCACGATCGCATCCACCTCCGCCGCCGAAAGCGGACCGGGACGAGCGCCCCCAATGAACCCAATCACGCCGGACACCTCACGGATGAAGCGCCACGTCGGCTCAAGCAACTCTTTCGCATCGTCGTAAAGCGCCAGGTTGATGAAAACGTAACCCGGGAAGAACTTACGCGTCACGGTTGTCTTGACACCGTTCTTCGTCTCGGTCACCTTCTCGGTCGGCAGGATCACCTCGCCAATGTATTCCTGCATCTCCTTCTCGCGGACCTGCGCCTCGATGGTGCGCTTCACCTTCTGCTCCTGACCGGTCAACGCTTGCAGCACAAACCATTGTTTTGTCATCTCGGGTCCCCGCTCAGGTGTGGATGAACTGAAGTACCGCCTGAATCACCTTGTCGTAAACCAGTACAACAATCGCTAGCATGACGATGAAGACGATCACCACGACCGTCGACTCGATCAGTTCCTGGCGCTCCGGCCAAGTCACCCGCCTGAATTCGGCGCCAACCTCTCCAAGGAAGGCGTGAACGCGCTGACCCAACGTTTTCTCTTTGACCATCGGAGCCCCCGATTGCGTTGCTACTCAATATCCTGTGCCAAACCGGTCTCCCCGGCGAGGAATGCGGCGGTTGGACAAAACTGGCAGGCCAGGAGGGAATCGAACCCCCAACAACCGGTTTTGGAGACCGGTGCTCTGCCAATTGAGCTACTGGCCTGCGGAAATGCCTGCTTGCGTCACTTGGTTTCCCGGTGCAGCGTGCGCTTGCGCTCGGATGAACAGAACTTCTTGATCTCCAAGCGGTTCGTCATCGTGCGCTTGTTGCGCGTCGTCGTGTAGTTGCGCCGCTTGCATTCCGTGCAAGCCAAAATTGCGAGTTCTCTGGCCATGATGCCTGCTCCGTTCCTGTTCGCGGCGCGGCCGGGCGCCAAAGCCCGGCCGCACCCGCGCGCACGAACCGTTACTTCGTGATTTTCGTGACTGTGCCGGCGCCGACCGTGCGGCCACCCTCGCGAATGGCGAAACGCATCTTCTCCTCGAGCGCCACCGGCGAGATCAGCTTGACCGCAATCGAGATGCTGTCGCCCGGCATCACCATCTCCACGCCCTCAGGGAGAGTGATGTCGCCGGTGACATCGGTCGTGCGGATGTAGAACTGCGGACGGTAGCCCTTGAAGAACGGCGTGTGACGGCCGCCTTCGTCCTTGCTCAACACATACACCTCGCCGTTGAACTCGGTGTGCGGGGTGATCGTGCCCGGCTTTGCCAGCACCTGGCCGCGCTCCACATCCTCTTTCTTGATGCTGCGCAGCAGACAGCCGACGTTGTCGCCCGCCTGCCCCTGATCCAGCAGCTTGCGAAACATCTCGACGCCCGTCACCACCGTCTTCACCGTCGGACGCAGTCCGATGATCTCGACATCCTCGTTCACCTTGATGACACCGCGCTCAATGCGACCAGTGACCACGGTGCCACGGCCTTCAATCGAGAACACGTCCTCAATCGGCATCAAGAACGGCTTGTCCAGCACACGCGCCGGCGCGGGGATGTAGGAGTCCAGCGCCTCCATGAGCTTGGTAATGCAGACGCACGCCGGATCGTCCTTGGTCGTCGCCTGCGAGGCGGGGAGCGCGCTGCCGCGGACCACGGGAATGTCGTCCCCGGGATATTCGTACTTCGAGAGCAGCTCGCGAATCTCCATCTCGACCAGGTCGAGCAGTTCGGTGTCGTCCACCAGATCGACCTTGTTCAGGAACACCACGATCGCCGGCACGCCCACCTGGCGGGCCAAAAGAATGTGCTCGCGCGTCTGGGGCATCGGGCCGTCGGCGGCCGAAACCACCACGATGGCGCCGTCCATCTGCGCCGCGCCCGTGATCATGTTCTTCACGTAGTCGGCGTGACCCGGACAGTCCACGTGCGCGTAGTGGCGGTTCTCCGTGCCGTATTCGACGTGCGACGTCGCAATCGTCAGAATTTTGGTTGGATCGCGGCGGCCAGCCGATTCCGATGCCTTGGCAACCTGATCGTAGGCGATGAACTCACAATAACCCTTGAGCGACTGCACGCGGGTGATGGCGGCGGTCAGCGTGGTTTTGCCATGATCAACGTGGCCGATGGTCCCGACGTTGACATGCGGCTTCTCGCGTTTGAAGGCTTCTTTTGCCATGATTTTTCTCCTGTGTACTTCCCAAGCCGTTTTGCGAGCTGGAGCCCACGAGCGGGATTGAACCGCTGACCTCGTCCTTACCAAGGACGTGCTCTACCAACTGAGCTACGTGGGCTCGAAGACCACCCCACTTCTGCCGTGGGGCAAAAAACCCCCAACCCATCACCTACACCCCTCCAGCGACATGCGCCAGCGGTTTGTCCGATCAGAGCAGAGCCTTTTCTCGCCTGTTATTAACTGTTAGCCAGCTCTCGATCTGGCCAGAAACGGTTCCAGCTAGAGCGAAAACCCAGACACTTTACACAAAACCACCCGCCAGTGTCAATAGCGAAAAGAATTTCTTTTCTTGTGCAATCGCCATTGACACCGCGCGGAGCAAACGGTATAGTATCCGCCGTTTCTGCTTGCCCGTCCATCTTGGGGGATTAGCTCAGTTGGTTAGAGCACTTGCTTGACATGCAAGGGGTCACTGGTTCGAGTCCAGTATCTCCCACCAAATAAGATCGGAGGCTCCGGCTTTCGATCTTTCAGCGCGGAGCGCCTATGCACGTTGAACTCCGTTACCGTGAATTTCTCGCCGAATCACGCCGTGTGGTGGTCAAGATCGGCACGCGGGTCATCGCCCGAAAGTCGGGCCGCCCCGATCTGCTCTACCTCAAACGAATCGTGCGACAGGTCGCCGCCCTCCGCCGGCAGGGGTACGAAGTCGTCATTGTCACCTCGGGCGCCATCGGTGCGGGCATGGAGTCGCTGGGCATCTCCCCCCGCCCGACCTTGGTCGCCGACCTGCAGATGTGCGCGGCCGTCGGACAGTCTCGCCTGATGACCCAGTACGATCTGCTCTTTGCGCGCGAAAAAATGCGCGTGGGCCAGCTCTTGCTCACCCACGCCGACTTCCAGAGCCGCGTCCGCTGCGGCAACACCCGCCGTACGCTCGAACACCTGCTGCGGGCCGGCGTGATCCCCATCATCAATGAGAACGACGTCGTCGCCGACGAGGAAATCAAAGGCGTGCTCTCCTTCGGCGACAACGACTACCTCGCCTCGCTGGTCGTTAAACTGGTCCGTGCCGACCTGCTGATCATCCTGACCACCGTCGACGGCCTGCTCGCGCCGACCGGCCGCGCAGGAGCCATGCGCCGCGTCCCGTGTGTGGAGAAGCTCGGACCCGAGGTCTTCAAGCTCGTCAACCCCGGCGCCAACCCCCTCTCCAAGGGAGGCATGGACTCCAAACTCGCCGCCGCCCAGGCCGCCAGCCAGTCGGGGTGCTCCGTCGTGATCGCCAATGGCCGCCAGGCGAATGTCCTGACCGCGATCCTCAACAGCGCCGATGTCGGCACCCTGATTCTCGCCAACCCGCTGTAGCCCCAGGCGGCGGAGGAGCGGGGCAAAACATCCCGCAGTTCTCTCTCCTGAACCCGGGTTTCTCCGCGTCGAACCGGTCCGCTCAGGCCAGCCCGCGCGCGACCGCTGCGAGCAGGCCGCCGTTGAGCAGCAGCGTTTTCTGGCGGTCACTCAGGGTTGCGGTCACGGCGAATGTCGTCGCGCGGGTCACGTTGCGCACGGTGGCGCGGCCGTCGCCGGCAATGGCGCCACGGAGGTCGGTGATCTCCAGGGCATCTCCCGCGGCGATGCCGTCATAGGCGGCCGGATCCTCAAACACAAACGGCACGATGCCGAAGTTGATGAGGTTGGCGAGGTGAATGCGTTCGATACTCTTGGCGATCAGCGCCTGGACGCCGAGGTACATCGGACACATCGCCGCGTGTTCGCGGCTGGATCCCTGCCCATAACTGTCGCCCGCCACGATCACGTTGTGCCGGCCCGCGTCACGGTTGGCCGAGGCCTTGGCATAAAAGTCGCGATCCACGTTCTCGAAGACATACCGGGCGTATTGCGGGATGTTGGAGCGATACTTCAGCCGCGCGCCCGCAGGCATGATGTGATCGGTCGTGATCTTGTCGCCCACCTTGATCACCGCCACGCCCTCGAGCCGCGCAGGGAGCGGCACGCCCGCCGGGACCTTGCCGATGTTCGGACCGCGCACGATCGGCGTCCCCGCAACGCCCGTGCCCGCGGTCTCACGGAACAGAAAGAGGCTGTCATCGATCAGGAATCGCGCGGGCGCGGCAACATCGGGCAGGCCGGACACTGCGCGCGGATCGCTGATCTTTCCGGTCAGCGCGGCGGCGGCCGCGCTCTCGGGACTGACCAGATAGACGCCCGCCGACTGTGTGCCGCTGCGTCCCTCGAAATTGCGGTTGCTCGTGCGCAGGCTCACCGCGTCGGTTCCCGGCGACATGTGGTTGCCGATGCAGAAACCGCAGGCGTTCTCCAAGATCCGGACACCCGCGCCGACGAGATCCCCCAGCAATCCCTCCTGAGCCAGCATCAACACCACCTGCCGCGAGCCGGGCGCCACGCCGACCTCCACGTCGGGATGGATCTTCCGGCCCCGCAGCATGAGCGCGACCGTCTTCAAGTCGCGGTACGATGAATTGGTGCAGGAGCCGATCAGCACTTGATTGACCGTGCGCCCCGCCAATGACGCGATCGTGGCGACATTGCCCGGCGAGTGGGGACAGGCCGCCAGAGGCTCAACTGCGTCCAGGTCGATCATGACGACCCGGTCGTAGACGGCGTCGGGGTCGGCCTGGAGCTCGACCCAGTCACCCACACGGTCTTGCGCGGCGAGGAAGGCGCGGGTGACGGCGTCACTCGGGAAGACCGAGGTGGTGACGCCCAGCTCCGCGCCCATGTTGGTGATGGTCGCCCGCGAGGGCACGTCGAGCGTCGCCACACCCGAACCCCCATACTCGATCATCGCGCCCACGTTCCCCTTGGTGCCGAAGGTCCGGAGCACGTGCAGCGCCACGTCCTTGGCGGAGACCCCGGGGCGAAGCGTGCCGCTGAGGCGGACGAGGATCACCCGGGGGCTAGTCAGATGAAACGGCCCGCCGCCCATGGCGACCGCCACGTCGATGCCGCCCGCGCCAATGGCGATCATGCCGAGCCCGCCGCCCGTGGGCGTGTGCGAATCGCTGCCGAGCAGGGTCTTGCCCGGCTTGCCAAACCGCTCGGTGTGCAACTGGTGACAGATGCCGTTGCCCGGCCGCGAGTAGATCACGCCATAGCGCTGCGCGACGCTCTTGAGATAGGCGTGGTCATCGGCGTTCTCAAAACCGACCTGAATCGTGTTGTGATCGACATAGCTCACCGCCAGCTCGGCCTTCGCGCGTTCGAGGCCCATGCTCTCGAACTGCAGATAGGCCATGGTGCCGGTCGCGTCCTGCGTCAGCGTCTGATCGATGCGGATGGCGATCTCCGCCCCCGGCTTCAACTCCCCTACCACCAGATGCGCCCCGAGAATCTTCTCCACGATTGTCCTGCCCATACCCCGACACGCTCCTTTTCCGCAGCAAACCCGAAAGTGAGCCGCCAGTTTATCAGAAAATCAGAAAGAAGAGAAAGCTGAAGCTTGTGCGCCCCTTGCAAATTTCAAATTCAGGTTTCAGGTTTTGGGTGTTCATGAATGAGTGGTGTTTCCTGAAACGGGGAGATTCACCATGGCACAGAAAATATCTGAGCAGGAAGAGCGTGACGCGCTGCAGCGACAAGGACATCGACACAAGCGGGTTGCCCAGGAACAACAAGCCTGACTGACAAAACGTGAGTGAGCGCGTCGAGATAGCGCCTTTTGCTTGTTTTCTTGTCTGTTCTCCGAATAAAGATGGTCGGGGCGGCGGGATTTGAACCCGCGACTTTCAGCGCCCAAGGCTGACGCGGAAACCGCAAAAACATTAATAAAAATAACAAATAACACAACATATTAAAGATGTGTGTGTAGATGTGTGGTTTTTTTGCTTGCATTCTCTGGGAATTTCCGTCATTCTGTCACACGTCGCAACAAACAGGCGGCGGAAAGGCGGGGCGCCATGGGACTTGAGATCAGACGGGGGCGGGACGGGAAACTGCGGCGGTACTGGTACGGCCGTTATGACGTTGACGGCAAGACGACGGTGGTCAATCTCGGCGTGCTGATCAAGGGCACCCCGCCGCCGACCCTGAGAGAGACCGGCACGCGGTATTTTGAAGCGAGCAGGATGAAGGCGGAGGCGGCGCTGGAAGTGGTGCGGAACGAGGCGCGGGAGAAAGGGAACGCCGAGCACTTGACCCGCCGCCTGATCGAAAGCAAGACTGGCCGGGCCGTGGAATATGTCCGCCTGGCTGACCTGGCCGACCGCTGGCGTAACCTGCCGAGGGAGTCGAAGCCGTGCGCGTCCTGGGCGGCGCAATGCGATACGGTCTTCAAGCGCTTTGCGGCTGCGGTCCGCTGCACCTTCCTGCACGAGGTGAGCCCGGAACAGGCCGCCGCCTATATCGCAGGGTTGCGTGAACATTACACACGGCGTACGGCGCGGGGCGCGATTTTGCTGCTGCGCTCAGCCTTCGGCCGGCTGCTGCCGGCCGGGTGCGCCAACCCCTTTGAAGGTATTGTCAGCCGCAAGGGCGAAGACGAGGACGGTGACACGGTGCACCGCCGCCCCTTCACCGCCGAAGAACTGGCGCGGCTTTTCGATGCCGCGAGGCCCGATCCCTTCCTGTTCCCGCTGGTCGTGACCGCCGCCTGCACCGGGCTGCGCCGGGGCGACGTCTGCAGCCTGCCGTGGAAAGCGGTTGACTTGCGTGCGGGCACCGTGAACGTGAAGACGGCGAAGACCGGGGCGGGCGTCCAGATTCCGATCTTCCGCCCCCTGCGGGAAGTCTTCGAGGCGGCGCTCGCCGAACGCGCGGCGGGTGAGACGTATGTTTTCCCAGAGGCGGCGCGGATGTACAAGAGCAACCGGGGCGGGTTGACATGGCGGTTCAAGAAACTGGTCACTTCGATCATGCCCGACACGGAGGACGGCGAACCCGCCGGGGACGCCGCCGTCTGCGTCGGGCGGGAGGGGCTGACCGAACGCCTGCCGGAGATCGAAGCGGCCGTGGCGGGGCGGTTCCGGCCCGAGATCGCGGTGCGGATCGCGGACACCGCGAGGCGCTACGCCGGGGGCGCTTCGATCCGGGATATCGAAAAGCAGACCGGCCGGGTAAGGTCGGGG
Proteins encoded in this window:
- the nusG gene encoding transcription termination/antitermination protein NusG translates to MTKQWFVLQALTGQEQKVKRTIEAQVREKEMQEYIGEVILPTEKVTETKNGVKTTVTRKFFPGYVFINLALYDDAKELLEPTWRFIREVSGVIGFIGGARPGPLSAAEVDAIVNHVEAKQEKPRPKVVFEPGETVKITDGPFMNFSATVEEVDPDRGKLKVSVAIFGRTAPVDLEYWQVERVVS
- the secE gene encoding preprotein translocase subunit SecE; amino-acid sequence: MVKEKTLGQRVHAFLGEVGAEFRRVTWPERQELIESTVVVIVFIVMLAIVVLVYDKVIQAVLQFIHT
- the rpmG gene encoding 50S ribosomal protein L33 — encoded protein: MARELAILACTECKRRNYTTTRNKRTMTNRLEIKKFCSSERKRTLHRETK
- the tuf gene encoding elongation factor Tu, which gives rise to MAKEAFKREKPHVNVGTIGHVDHGKTTLTAAITRVQSLKGYCEFIAYDQVAKASESAGRRDPTKILTIATSHVEYGTENRHYAHVDCPGHADYVKNMITGAAQMDGAIVVVSAADGPMPQTREHILLARQVGVPAIVVFLNKVDLVDDTELLDLVEMEIRELLSKYEYPGDDIPVVRGSALPASQATTKDDPACVCITKLMEALDSYIPAPARVLDKPFLMPIEDVFSIEGRGTVVTGRIERGVIKVNEDVEIIGLRPTVKTVVTGVEMFRKLLDQGQAGDNVGCLLRSIKKEDVERGQVLAKPGTITPHTEFNGEVYVLSKDEGGRHTPFFKGYRPQFYIRTTDVTGDITLPEGVEMVMPGDSISIAVKLISPVALEEKMRFAIREGGRTVGAGTVTKITK
- the proB gene encoding glutamate 5-kinase, yielding MHVELRYREFLAESRRVVVKIGTRVIARKSGRPDLLYLKRIVRQVAALRRQGYEVVIVTSGAIGAGMESLGISPRPTLVADLQMCAAVGQSRLMTQYDLLFAREKMRVGQLLLTHADFQSRVRCGNTRRTLEHLLRAGVIPIINENDVVADEEIKGVLSFGDNDYLASLVVKLVRADLLIILTTVDGLLAPTGRAGAMRRVPCVEKLGPEVFKLVNPGANPLSKGGMDSKLAAAQAASQSGCSVVIANGRQANVLTAILNSADVGTLILANPL
- a CDS encoding aconitate hydratase; protein product: MGRTIVEKILGAHLVVGELKPGAEIAIRIDQTLTQDATGTMAYLQFESMGLERAKAELAVSYVDHNTIQVGFENADDHAYLKSVAQRYGVIYSRPGNGICHQLHTERFGKPGKTLLGSDSHTPTGGGLGMIAIGAGGIDVAVAMGGGPFHLTSPRVILVRLSGTLRPGVSAKDVALHVLRTFGTKGNVGAMIEYGGSGVATLDVPSRATITNMGAELGVTTSVFPSDAVTRAFLAAQDRVGDWVELQADPDAVYDRVVMIDLDAVEPLAACPHSPGNVATIASLAGRTVNQVLIGSCTNSSYRDLKTVALMLRGRKIHPDVEVGVAPGSRQVVLMLAQEGLLGDLVGAGVRILENACGFCIGNHMSPGTDAVSLRTSNRNFEGRSGTQSAGVYLVSPESAAAAALTGKISDPRAVSGLPDVAAPARFLIDDSLFLFRETAGTGVAGTPIVRGPNIGKVPAGVPLPARLEGVAVIKVGDKITTDHIMPAGARLKYRSNIPQYARYVFENVDRDFYAKASANRDAGRHNVIVAGDSYGQGSSREHAAMCPMYLGVQALIAKSIERIHLANLINFGIVPFVFEDPAAYDGIAAGDALEITDLRGAIAGDGRATVRNVTRATTFAVTATLSDRQKTLLLNGGLLAAVARGLA